In one window of Bemisia tabaci chromosome 6, PGI_BMITA_v3 DNA:
- the Unr gene encoding RNA-binding protein Unr isoform X1: MSNNPQWKSFQPPLIMNSDSLLEYKSMASPLSINDRNSGPMMNGPSYNSNSVNHFQQQPYHSFILDKNGSNNDFSSSTSNFSASNYNSSFNQSSNLMARKKRPPMSMDIFNGDSVSLSSNTSNSGYNNVNQVTRETGIIEKLLHSYGFIQCCERQARLFFHFSQFTGNTDHLKIGDPVEFEMTYDRRTGKPIASSVTKIAPEVVLSEERVTGCVTTELRTEGSGGDTQGRISYENRGECFFLPYNKDDVEGNVTLRCGDKVSFQIATNARGNLGASHVRLENPAQPVNYKGVICSIKETYGYIERADVVKEIFFHVPEEESSTKFQLGDDVEFNIQTRQGKEVAVNMRILPPGSVVFEDVCDDIMKGQVLKTLEDSAKSQPQASDPLPGRIRYRAADHSEEEIPFGDKDQIRNYTLKHGDWVQFRIATDRRDQLKRATQISLMSDSFEVSGEKREQGVIAVLNDKTSTGFIDCVEREAVKFQYSEVIDTDRDISVGDEVEFTVKQESFMSNEKQAIRVKHMERGSVQFEVILESNVTGTVVQPCDSVRSSPSKSKSSNGLESDSNESFGWICYQSNGVKKPLIKYYAKNCDSYKLPHANDQVTFNVSQVKRTKDLLATNVSLVNKNINPTTNSNHNHTNNTKNSNSNIHQGYIAAIKESFGFIETITHDREVFFHYSNLHGDPSQLELGLEVEYTVAYKNSANGTCKSAENVRILPKGTIKPDATVEDETVYDGVVVRSMRSVNPDQPEYSGLIRSNSADEDAEAKEYEFNITSLVNKRELLQANDPVQFQVDSKGRAANLVAVRIKRRTTVDSVKGTIGFLSYEVEEGKKLFFRTTEVNDGVPLQPGDQVEFFLVTNQRSGRSSACNITKVKDGPVEARPERLISRLRTVSIDDGGPKLTVIRQPRGADNNAKGFSADARRPRAPGVILE, encoded by the exons ATGTCTAATAATCCTCAGTGGAAGTCATTCCAACCGCCACTAATTATGAACTCCGATTCCCTTCTTGAATACAAATCCATGGCCTCTCCATTATCCATCAATGATCGTAACTCAGGGCCCATGATGAATGGCCCATCGTATAATTCAAACTCGGTGAACCACTTCCAACAACAGCCATACCATTCATTCATCCTGGACAAAAATGGATCGAATAACGATTTCTCCAGTTCAACAAGCAACTTTTCTGCTTCCAACTACAACTCATCATTCAATCAATCGTCTAATCTCATGGCACGCAAAAAAAGACCACCAATGTCTATGGATATCTTCAATGGAGACAGTGTTTCCCTATCATCCAACACTAGCAACTCTGGTTACAACAATGTTAATCAAGTTACAAGGGAAACTGGgatcattgaaaaattgctt CATTCTTACGGATTCATCCAGTGCTGTGAGAGGCAAGCGAGgttatttttccatttcagTCAGTTCACTGGTAACACTGACCACCTGAAAATTGGTGATCCAGTGGAATTTGAAATGACGTATGATCGCCGAACCGGAAAACCCATTGCAAGCAGCGTCACTAAAATCGCCCCAGAAGTT GTGCTTAGTGAAGAAAGAGTCACTGGATGCGTTACTACAGAACTCAGGACAGAAGGTAGTGGTGGTGATACTCAAGGACGGATTAGTTATGAAAACAGGGGTGAATGTTTCTTTCTTCCTTATAACAAAGATGATGTTGAAGGCAATGTGACCCTGCGTTGTGGAGATAAAGTCAGTTTCCAGATTGCAACCAATGCCAG AGGCAACTTAGGTGCCAGCCATGTTCGACTAGAAAACCCTGCTCAACCCGTCAATTACAAAGGTGTAATTTGTTCCATCAAAGAAACATACGGCTACATAGAAAGAGCGGATGTGGTGAAAGAAATATTCTTCCATGTTCCTGAAgaagaatcaagcaccaaatTCCAGTTGGGTGATGATGTTGAATTTAATATTCAGACCAGACAA GGAAAAGAAGTAGCGGTCAATATGCGAATCTTGCCTCCTGGATCAGTCGTGTTTGAAGATGTGTGTGATGATATTATGAAAGGGCAAGTGCTGAAAACCCTTGAAGACAGTGCCAAGTCTCAGCCCCAGGCCTCGGATCCCCTTCCTGGGCGTATTCGTTACAGAGCTGCTGATCACTCCGAAGAGGAAATTCCTTTTGGTGACAAGGATCAAATTAGGAATTACACCCTCAA GCATGGTGATTGGGTACAGTTTAGAATTGCCACTGATCGCAGAGATCAGCTGAAGAGGGCTACCCAGATATCACTCATGAGCGACTCTTTTGAGGTCTCTGGTGAGAAACGCGAACAAGGTGTTATCGCTGTGTTGAACGATAAAACAAGCACCGGCTTCATCGACTGTGTTGAACGAGAAGCCGTCAAGTTTCAGTACTCTGAAGTTATTGACACAGATCGTGACATATCTGTTGGAGATGAAGTCGAATTCACCGTGAAACAG gaaTCATTTATGAGCAATGAAAAGCAGGCTATTCGAGTCAAGCATATGGAACGTGGCTCAGTTCAATTTGAAGTAATTCTAGAGTCAAACGTCACAGGCACTGTTGTTCAGCCCTGTGATTCTGTCAGATCAAGTCCAAGCAAA TCTAAGAGCAGCAATGGATTAGAATCGGATTCCAATGAGAGCTTTGGCTGGATTTGCTACCAGTCAAATGGAGTCAAGAAACCTTTAATAAAGTATTATGCCAAGAACTGTGATTCCTACAAGCTTCCTCATGCCAACGATCAG GTTACTTTTAATGTCAGTCAGGTAAAGAGAACGAAGGACTTGCTTGCAACCAATGTGTCCTTGGTCAACAAGAATATAAACCCCACTACTAATAGCAATCACAATCACACCAATAACACCAAAAACAGCAACTCAAACATTCATCAAGGTTACATCGCAGCTATCAAAGAAAGTTTTGGATTCATCGAGACGATTACACATGATCGCGAAGTCTTTTTCCACTATAG TAATCTTCATGGTGATCCAAGTCAGCTGGAGCTAGGTCTTGAAGTAGAGTACACTGTAGCCTACAAAAATTCTGCTAATGGCACCTGCAAATCTGCAGAAAATGTTCGGATTCTTCCTAAAGGCACCATCAAACCAGATGCAACTGTAGAAGACGAAACAGTTTATGATGGAGTTGTCGTTCGGTCTATGCGTTCCGTCAATCCTGATCAGCCAGAGTACTCAGGCTTGATAAGGTCAAACTCTGCTGACG AAGATGCTGAAGCTAAAGAATATGAATTCAACATAACAAGCCTAGTGAATAAAAGAGAGCTCTTGCAGGCAAATGACCCAGTTCAGTTCCAAGTCGATTCAAAAGGCAGGGCTGCAAATTTAGTCGCTGTGCGAATTAAACGACGAACAACTGTTGACTCTGTCAAAGGAACTATCGGGTTTTTGTCTTACGAAGTTGAAGAAGGAAAGAAGCTGTTCTTCCGCACAACTGAAGTAAATGACGGAGTTCCACTCCAGCCCGGCGatcaagttgaatttttccttgtcaCCAATCAACGATCTGGCAGATCATCAGCATGCAACATAACCAAAGTGAA GGATGGGCCAGTTGAAGCCAGGCCTGAACGATTAATCAGCAGATTAAGAACTGTTTCCATTGATGATGGTGGCCCAAAATTGACTGTCATCAGACAACCTCGCGGAGCAGATAACAATGCCAAAGGATTCTCAGCAGACGCACGACGGCCCAGAGCACCTGGCGTGATTCTTGAATAa
- the Unr gene encoding RNA-binding protein Unr isoform X2, with translation MSNNPQWKSFQPPLIMNSDSLLEYKSMASPLSINDRNSGPMMNGPSYNSNSVNHFQQQPYHSFILDKNGSNNDFSSSTSNFSASNYNSSFNQSSNLMARKKRPPMSMDIFNGDSVSLSSNTSNSGYNNVNQVTRETGIIEKLLHSYGFIQCCERQARLFFHFSQFTGNTDHLKIGDPVEFEMTYDRRTGKPIASSVTKIAPEVVLSEERVTGCVTTELRTEGSGGDTQGRISYENRGECFFLPYNKDDVEGNVTLRCGDKVSFQIATNARGNLGASHVRLENPAQPVNYKGVICSIKETYGYIERADVVKEIFFHVPEEESSTKFQLGDDVEFNIQTRQGKEVAVNMRILPPGSVVFEDVCDDIMKGQVLKTLEDSAKSQPQASDPLPGRIRYRAADHSEEEIPFGDKDQIRNYTLKHGDWVQFRIATDRRDQLKRATQISLMSDSFEVSGEKREQGVIAVLNDKTSTGFIDCVEREAVKFQYSEVIDTDRDISVGDEVEFTVKQESFMSNEKQAIRVKHMERGSVQFEVILESNVTGTVVQPCDSVRSSPSKSKSSNGLESDSNESFGWICYQSNGVKKPLIKYYAKNCDSYKLPHANDQVTFNVSQVKRTKDLLATNVSLVNKNINPTTNSNHNHTNNTKNSNSNIHQGYIAAIKESFGFIETITHDREVFFHYSNLHGDPSQLELGLEVEYTVAYKNSANGTCKSAENVRILPKGTIKPDATVEDETVYDGVVVRSMRSVNPDQPEYSGLIRSNSADDAEAKEYEFNITSLVNKRELLQANDPVQFQVDSKGRAANLVAVRIKRRTTVDSVKGTIGFLSYEVEEGKKLFFRTTEVNDGVPLQPGDQVEFFLVTNQRSGRSSACNITKVKDGPVEARPERLISRLRTVSIDDGGPKLTVIRQPRGADNNAKGFSADARRPRAPGVILE, from the exons ATGTCTAATAATCCTCAGTGGAAGTCATTCCAACCGCCACTAATTATGAACTCCGATTCCCTTCTTGAATACAAATCCATGGCCTCTCCATTATCCATCAATGATCGTAACTCAGGGCCCATGATGAATGGCCCATCGTATAATTCAAACTCGGTGAACCACTTCCAACAACAGCCATACCATTCATTCATCCTGGACAAAAATGGATCGAATAACGATTTCTCCAGTTCAACAAGCAACTTTTCTGCTTCCAACTACAACTCATCATTCAATCAATCGTCTAATCTCATGGCACGCAAAAAAAGACCACCAATGTCTATGGATATCTTCAATGGAGACAGTGTTTCCCTATCATCCAACACTAGCAACTCTGGTTACAACAATGTTAATCAAGTTACAAGGGAAACTGGgatcattgaaaaattgctt CATTCTTACGGATTCATCCAGTGCTGTGAGAGGCAAGCGAGgttatttttccatttcagTCAGTTCACTGGTAACACTGACCACCTGAAAATTGGTGATCCAGTGGAATTTGAAATGACGTATGATCGCCGAACCGGAAAACCCATTGCAAGCAGCGTCACTAAAATCGCCCCAGAAGTT GTGCTTAGTGAAGAAAGAGTCACTGGATGCGTTACTACAGAACTCAGGACAGAAGGTAGTGGTGGTGATACTCAAGGACGGATTAGTTATGAAAACAGGGGTGAATGTTTCTTTCTTCCTTATAACAAAGATGATGTTGAAGGCAATGTGACCCTGCGTTGTGGAGATAAAGTCAGTTTCCAGATTGCAACCAATGCCAG AGGCAACTTAGGTGCCAGCCATGTTCGACTAGAAAACCCTGCTCAACCCGTCAATTACAAAGGTGTAATTTGTTCCATCAAAGAAACATACGGCTACATAGAAAGAGCGGATGTGGTGAAAGAAATATTCTTCCATGTTCCTGAAgaagaatcaagcaccaaatTCCAGTTGGGTGATGATGTTGAATTTAATATTCAGACCAGACAA GGAAAAGAAGTAGCGGTCAATATGCGAATCTTGCCTCCTGGATCAGTCGTGTTTGAAGATGTGTGTGATGATATTATGAAAGGGCAAGTGCTGAAAACCCTTGAAGACAGTGCCAAGTCTCAGCCCCAGGCCTCGGATCCCCTTCCTGGGCGTATTCGTTACAGAGCTGCTGATCACTCCGAAGAGGAAATTCCTTTTGGTGACAAGGATCAAATTAGGAATTACACCCTCAA GCATGGTGATTGGGTACAGTTTAGAATTGCCACTGATCGCAGAGATCAGCTGAAGAGGGCTACCCAGATATCACTCATGAGCGACTCTTTTGAGGTCTCTGGTGAGAAACGCGAACAAGGTGTTATCGCTGTGTTGAACGATAAAACAAGCACCGGCTTCATCGACTGTGTTGAACGAGAAGCCGTCAAGTTTCAGTACTCTGAAGTTATTGACACAGATCGTGACATATCTGTTGGAGATGAAGTCGAATTCACCGTGAAACAG gaaTCATTTATGAGCAATGAAAAGCAGGCTATTCGAGTCAAGCATATGGAACGTGGCTCAGTTCAATTTGAAGTAATTCTAGAGTCAAACGTCACAGGCACTGTTGTTCAGCCCTGTGATTCTGTCAGATCAAGTCCAAGCAAA TCTAAGAGCAGCAATGGATTAGAATCGGATTCCAATGAGAGCTTTGGCTGGATTTGCTACCAGTCAAATGGAGTCAAGAAACCTTTAATAAAGTATTATGCCAAGAACTGTGATTCCTACAAGCTTCCTCATGCCAACGATCAG GTTACTTTTAATGTCAGTCAGGTAAAGAGAACGAAGGACTTGCTTGCAACCAATGTGTCCTTGGTCAACAAGAATATAAACCCCACTACTAATAGCAATCACAATCACACCAATAACACCAAAAACAGCAACTCAAACATTCATCAAGGTTACATCGCAGCTATCAAAGAAAGTTTTGGATTCATCGAGACGATTACACATGATCGCGAAGTCTTTTTCCACTATAG TAATCTTCATGGTGATCCAAGTCAGCTGGAGCTAGGTCTTGAAGTAGAGTACACTGTAGCCTACAAAAATTCTGCTAATGGCACCTGCAAATCTGCAGAAAATGTTCGGATTCTTCCTAAAGGCACCATCAAACCAGATGCAACTGTAGAAGACGAAACAGTTTATGATGGAGTTGTCGTTCGGTCTATGCGTTCCGTCAATCCTGATCAGCCAGAGTACTCAGGCTTGATAAGGTCAAACTCTGCTGACG ATGCTGAAGCTAAAGAATATGAATTCAACATAACAAGCCTAGTGAATAAAAGAGAGCTCTTGCAGGCAAATGACCCAGTTCAGTTCCAAGTCGATTCAAAAGGCAGGGCTGCAAATTTAGTCGCTGTGCGAATTAAACGACGAACAACTGTTGACTCTGTCAAAGGAACTATCGGGTTTTTGTCTTACGAAGTTGAAGAAGGAAAGAAGCTGTTCTTCCGCACAACTGAAGTAAATGACGGAGTTCCACTCCAGCCCGGCGatcaagttgaatttttccttgtcaCCAATCAACGATCTGGCAGATCATCAGCATGCAACATAACCAAAGTGAA GGATGGGCCAGTTGAAGCCAGGCCTGAACGATTAATCAGCAGATTAAGAACTGTTTCCATTGATGATGGTGGCCCAAAATTGACTGTCATCAGACAACCTCGCGGAGCAGATAACAATGCCAAAGGATTCTCAGCAGACGCACGACGGCCCAGAGCACCTGGCGTGATTCTTGAATAa